From Elusimicrobiaceae bacterium, one genomic window encodes:
- a CDS encoding GGDEF domain-containing protein: MKVKFFSIHTVYVFMLSLLLLGLGAGIYVYYIPASLSPRFIFCLLFGVDLLFLALLLIYILQQNRKTQQQLYQAAYIDPITQGPTWKKAQQEILKILQQNPQQKFAFVIFDINKFKLLNDRLGYLKANDILRHIAFILREDLQAQEMFCRVQADIFQILVKYQTEEQLKNRLEVLNEKIISTCPIEKTSFQIILSFGVYPLSKKPTSLNELLAKAALARDTVKGKYDHIIGFYNTFLQKRLQLEQEIENHMEEALEKEQFQLYLSTIRDMEGSFYGAEVSLRWDLPPYGEINESFFRHVFTQNGFIYRLDLYVAEKICQFQKQRIQEKKDLFPLFLNLSTDSLQSPQFAGALVRLIKKYQLDTSLLILQAAPHNEISQIDIIEKIAYRLHDEGFVLSLDQASQGYSPLELLKTLPLQIIKIEKETVADLEENQRARRLADSLIYMAQQMKVKIIFSGVSSFAQRQILKNLGADFIMGPVNGIDIALQESDNILKKQNE; this comes from the coding sequence ATGAAAGTAAAATTTTTTTCTATACATACCGTTTATGTTTTCATGTTATCTCTTTTGCTATTAGGCTTAGGGGCCGGAATTTACGTTTATTATATTCCGGCGTCTCTTTCTCCAAGATTCATCTTTTGCCTGTTGTTCGGGGTGGATTTACTTTTTTTGGCCTTACTGCTGATTTATATCCTTCAACAAAACCGCAAAACACAACAACAGTTGTATCAAGCGGCTTATATAGACCCTATTACTCAGGGACCCACTTGGAAAAAAGCACAACAAGAGATTTTGAAAATTCTTCAGCAAAACCCACAACAAAAATTTGCTTTTGTAATTTTTGATATCAATAAATTCAAATTATTAAATGATCGACTGGGTTATTTAAAAGCCAACGACATACTGCGACACATTGCTTTTATTCTACGAGAAGATTTACAGGCACAAGAAATGTTTTGCCGCGTACAAGCAGATATTTTTCAGATACTTGTAAAATATCAAACGGAAGAACAACTAAAAAATCGATTGGAAGTGTTAAACGAGAAAATCATCTCCACCTGTCCCATCGAAAAAACCTCCTTTCAAATCATTCTTTCTTTCGGTGTTTATCCTCTATCAAAAAAACCCACCTCGCTCAATGAATTGTTGGCTAAAGCAGCTTTAGCCAGAGATACCGTTAAAGGAAAATATGATCATATTATCGGTTTTTATAATACCTTCTTACAAAAACGCCTTCAACTTGAGCAAGAAATAGAAAACCATATGGAGGAAGCTCTGGAAAAAGAACAATTTCAGTTATACCTTTCTACTATACGAGATATGGAAGGCTCTTTTTATGGAGCCGAAGTTTCTCTCCGCTGGGATTTACCTCCTTATGGTGAAATTAATGAATCGTTTTTTCGTCATGTTTTTACCCAAAATGGATTTATTTATAGATTGGATTTATATGTAGCGGAAAAAATTTGCCAATTTCAAAAACAACGAATTCAAGAAAAAAAAGATTTATTTCCCCTCTTTCTAAACCTTTCAACCGACAGTCTGCAAAGTCCTCAATTTGCTGGTGCTTTGGTCCGTTTAATCAAAAAATATCAATTAGACACCTCTCTGTTAATCCTGCAAGCGGCACCTCACAATGAAATATCACAAATTGATATTATTGAAAAAATAGCCTATCGTTTGCACGACGAGGGATTTGTTTTGAGTTTGGACCAAGCCTCTCAGGGGTATAGTCCTTTGGAATTATTAAAAACATTGCCCTTACAAATTATAAAAATTGAAAAAGAAACCGTAGCAGATTTAGAAGAAAATCAACGCGCACGCCGATTGGCCGACTCCTTAATTTATATGGCTCAACAAATGAAAGTAAAAATTATTTTCAGTGGTGTTTCTTCTTTTGCACAACGCCAAATTCTTAAAAATTTAGGAGCAGATTTTATTATGGGTCCGGTCAATGGAATAGACATTGCTTTACAAGAAAGTGACAATATTTTAAAAAAGCAAAATGAATAA
- the spoVG gene encoding septation regulator SpoVG, which yields MKITEIRIHLMTDQRLKAFASVTFDDCFVVRNMKLVNGAKGVFLCMPSRKAADGTHKDIVHPITQEFRQYLEDQVLKAYEEELKKNSPTENEKKEDEVK from the coding sequence ATGAAAATAACTGAAATTCGCATTCACTTAATGACCGATCAACGCCTCAAAGCATTTGCCAGTGTCACCTTTGATGACTGCTTTGTGGTACGTAATATGAAATTAGTCAACGGAGCGAAAGGGGTTTTCCTGTGTATGCCTTCTCGCAAAGCAGCAGACGGCACCCACAAAGACATCGTTCACCCTATTACACAAGAGTTCCGCCAATACCTAGAAGACCAAGTTTTAAAGGCTTATGAGGAAGAATTAAAAAAGAATTCTCCGACGGAAAATGAAAAAAAAGAAGACGAAGTGAAATAA